In Chlamydiales bacterium, the DNA window GCAAGCCTTGGTTTTTCTTAAAGAGCTTTATGGCTTTCTGGTTTTGCATTCATGGATAACAATGTCGATAAATGTTGTCTTTTTACTACATTCTTATCCATTAAAGATTTTTGGTCATTGGAAATTTCCTTCTCATTTCTTTTCATCTTGTGCTGGAAATTTCCAAGTTTTTTTGGTAGACTCCTCTTTAATCCTAACAGATATTTGCGAAAACACTCAGCTCACACGAGATGTCGTTTTTAACAGCATAAGAAAAAATAAACAAAACCAGTCGGTGACCTAGATTGAAAAAGACAATGATGAATAAATTCAAGCATATCTATGAATGATAATCAAAAACGTTTAAGACAACGTGCTCTTCAAGCCGCTGCACTATACAAGCAACAGTATGTAAGCCCAATTGATGTCTTTATTGGAATGAAATTGCTTCAACCTATTCATGTTGATGATTGGCGAAAAGGAAAGAATCCCTTATCTTGAAAGAGTTATACAAGTTTTTTTGATATCTCTCATAATAAGGACAAAATTTTATAACATATCTATTTGACAATCAATGAGATTTTCAATCATTCGGTAATTTATATTTTTGTAGCCTGCTGTTTGGTTTCTCAGGGGTTGTATAAACAATTCTGCCCTGTTTTAGTAGGGTCACAAGCACTTTCTTTAAAGCTCCAGAAATATGCTTATGCCCCAGACCTTGAGAGAGTTCACTTTTAGATAAGGGACCATTTTTGAGCAAATTAAGTACTACATTTTCTAACGACTCGGGCCTTGACTCGGGCCTTGACTCGGGCCTTGACTCGGGCCTTACTTTTTCGGCTTTACCTATTTGCTCTTCCGGTCTTTTGCCAGTAGAAAAGAATGAAGAGGGTAAAAAAGTAGTAACAACAGATTCAGCACGCACTTCCCAGGTTGGCTTGGGATTTCCATTTTCTTTACACCAATCGATAATGTTGAGCGTACCCATTCCCCACTTTTCAATCACCCCGGCGCGGTAAAATACGCTAGCGATGATAGGATTCCATGGCTTAGATTCATGCGGTCTTGTCAGTTTTTCAGGAGTCATATCGAAATGAAAAATTCCGGGATTGATGATTTCCAAGTGGTCATCATACATTGCAATAGCAACAGCGCCACCTGGAGTCGTGTAATCCCTATGACAAATGCTGTTTGCAAGAGCCTCTCGTATAGCAAGAGGCGGATAAAGAGGGTAATCCTCTCGAATCATTTTTCCAGGTACAACACGCCCAGATATAGGGACATGATCTAACAGAAACGACTCACCGCGCCTCGAAAGATCAAAACCATTCCCCCAGTAATTGCGGTTGTCCATAAAACCACCTAATCGATCAGTCCCTCTAAATCTAGCCAGTCTGATAGATAGCTGAGGATAGCTTGCAAAAAGCCTTTCGCTCTTCCCGTACAACGCAACAGCTGCATTAATGAGATGCCCATCATCAAATAAGGTAAAGAGAATGCAAAATCAAAACGATATTCACTTAGTGACTCCGTCCAGTCTACAAGACTTAATTATAGCGATTCAAGTCGCTCAAAGAGAGCATGGTCCAAAATTGATGTATCGTGGTCAGAGAAATGCTGCTTGGGAAATCAACTCTTCTTTTACAAGAAGTTTTTCAGAGGAGAATCTAGAGAAGATCCGTAATCCCTTCACTAGACTTGAAAAAATACCCTACGGTCTAGCCATGAACTCGTTTCTAAACTACTTTCTATCGTTGGAACCATCTGAAGAAGTAATTCAGAAATT includes these proteins:
- a CDS encoding ATP-binding protein translates to MYGKSERLFASYPQLSIRLARFRGTDRLGGFMDNRNYWGNGFDLSRRGESFLLDHVPISGRVVPGKMIREDYPLYPPLAIREALANSICHRDYTTPGGAVAIAMYDDHLEIINPGIFHFDMTPEKLTRPHESKPWNPIIASVFYRAGVIEKWGMGTLNIIDWCKENGNPKPTWEVRAESVVTTFLPSSFFSTGKRPEEQIGKAEKVRPESRPESRPESRPESLENVVLNLLKNGPLSKSELSQGLGHKHISGALKKVLVTLLKQGRIVYTTPEKPNSRLQKYKLPND